GGAAGTTGAAGGCGGGATCGAAATAGGGCCTGCCGAACGCCTCGAACACCCGCCGGCGGATCAGGCAGTTGCCCGTGCCGTGGATCGCCGTGATCGGCCCGGTCGGCGCCTCGATCGAGCGGAAGAGCTGGTGCGTCGCCATGGCGGCGTCAACCGGATGGTCGAACACGCGGTCCACCGGGCCGCCGGCGATGTCGGCGTCGAGCCGGCGCGCGGTGGCGACCATGGCCTCCAGCCAGCCGGGCGCGGCCGTCTCGTCGTCGTCGATCATCAGCAAGAATCCGGCGTCGGGAAAGCGGTCCATCGCGCCGGCGAAGGCAGCGTTGATGGCGTGGCAGTTGCCCTGCTTCTCCTCGACGGCGCAGTGGCCGGGTATTCCGCTCTCGCGGAAGAAATCGCTTGCCACCGCCAGCGCCTCGCGGCCCGCCGCGTCGTTGTCGATCACGAGGACCGCGAAGGAAAGACTGGTGCGCTGTCCCGCCAGCGAGGCGAGGGTCCGCCGCAACCCCTCGGGCCGGCGGAAGCTGGGAATGCAGATGACGGCTTCGACCATCGCTTGTCCCCGCCTCAAAGGCCGGCCAGCGCGGCGGCGCTGACGAGAAGCGCCCGCGGCAGCGCGCGCGGCTGGCGCGCGAGCGTGGCGGCGAGCCCACTGAGCGCCGTCCCGTAGCGCCCGGCGCGCAGCGACTGGCCGATCAGATAGGCGTTGAGATGGGCATGCGCCTTGGCGCGCAGGCCGGCCCGGCGCTCGGCCGGGACGGCCCGGACGATGTGCGGGTCGGAAAAGATCGCGTCGAGCGCGGGCAAATAGTCGTCCATGGTAAGGGTCTTGGCCATCATCGTGCTGCTGGAATGGACGCGGTAGTCGAGGACGCCGAGGCCCTGGCGGAAGCGCATCTCGCCCGTCGTCGCCAGCCGGCACCATGCGTGCCAGTCCTCGCAATAGCGCAGGCTTTCGTCGAACCCGCCGATCTCGCGGAAATTCGCGGCCCGGATCAGCATGATGCCGCCGTTGACGATGAAATTGCCGGCGAGCAGGCTTTCCACGATGTCGCCCGAAGGCTTGGCGCGGTGGCGCAGCAAGCGCCGCCAGCCGACCGTCGCGCCTTCGCCGTCGATGCGCTCGTAGTCGCCGTAGACCGCGGCGACGCGCGGATCGTCGGCCCCCTCGATGAGCCGCGCCACCGCACCCTCGCGCAGCCGGTCGTCGGCGTCGAGGAACAGCACCCACTCACCGCGGCTGCCGGCGAAGCCGTAATTGCGCACCGCGGAGACGCCGGAGCGCCCGGCGGGTCGGTCCGTCACGAGGCGGATGCGCGGGTCGGCAAGCGCCGCGACCCGCTCCACCGTGCGGTCGCTCGAGCCGTCGTCGACGACGATGACCTCGATGACGGCATCCCCTTGCGCGAGCGCGCTCTCGACCGCCTCCACGACATGGTCCTCGCCGTTGCGAACGGGAATGACGACCGAGACGTCGTGCATGTGTGGGGAAGCCGTCCGTGGCACGCCGCAACCTTCATGACCGCAGGAATGGGTTCGCGGCAGCATAGGGGGCGTTTCTGGGTTTCCGGTTAACGGGCGATGCCGATCCGGTCGAGCGCGGCGTCGACGGTCAGGATGTCAAATCCGCGGGCGGCGACCGCGTTGACGGCGGCCTCGAAATTCTGCGGCGACAGGCCGTAGTCGCCGGGCGGGTTGTCGCGGACATGGTGCGTGAAGAAGATCAGCCAGCCGGGCCGGCGCGCGAGGTCGTCGAGCCAGGCCGCTATCGCGTCGGGGTCGAACAGGCTTTGGCGCAGCTCGACGGCGCCGAGGCCCTGCAGGTTTGTCATGCCCCTGTTGACGGCCGGCCAGCCGCTGCGGCTGCTGCGGAAGCGGCTGCGCAGCAGCGCCTGCCTGCCGGGCGACATCATCGTGTAGGGGACCGCGAAGTTGCGCCGTGCCGTGCGGCCGTCCAGCTCCCGGAGGAACCGCTCGTTGCGGTCGAGGTCGGCCGCGAGGGCCTTGCGCGACATCGAGGCGAGCTTCACGTGGCTGAAGGTGTGGCAGCCGAGCTCATGGCCGCGCGCGGCAAGGTCGACGCAGCCCTCGGCAGGCGTGAGGTCGAGCTCGCGCGCGTGGTTGAGGATCAGGTCGCCGGCCAGATAGTAGGTGCCGCGCCCGCCGGCCGCTTCGAGGATCGCCGCGCCGTCGCGCCAGGCCGAACGCGGCGCGTCGTCGAACGAGAAGGAAACGATCGGCCGGGCAGGGGCGATCTCGCTCGTCGGGCCGGGAAAGGCGCGGGAGAGCCGGTTCGCTATCCTGTCCCCGATCGTTCCGATCTTCACCGTCATCCCGCTTTCTCGTTTTCCACCACGAGGTAGTTGCGCGCCTGCTGGCGAAGGCCGAACACGCCGATCAGGAGCGATACCCACACCGCTCCGGTTCCGGCGAAGAAGTTGCTTTCCAGAAGCGCGGAAAGGACGCAGTAAACCCAGATTCTGGTAAACAGGGCCGTAAGGGCCGGGTCCGCCCGGCGCGCCTTGGCGGCGGCGATGTCGCGCAGCGGCAGGACGACGAGCCACAGCACGGTCAGGACGAAGGCCGGGACGCCGCCCGACAGCAGCGCCTCGATGAAGCCGTTATGCGCATGCGAGG
The window above is part of the Aquamicrobium sp. genome. Proteins encoded here:
- a CDS encoding glycosyltransferase family 2 protein; this translates as MHDVSVVIPVRNGEDHVVEAVESALAQGDAVIEVIVVDDGSSDRTVERVAALADPRIRLVTDRPAGRSGVSAVRNYGFAGSRGEWVLFLDADDRLREGAVARLIEGADDPRVAAVYGDYERIDGEGATVGWRRLLRHRAKPSGDIVESLLAGNFIVNGGIMLIRAANFREIGGFDESLRYCEDWHAWCRLATTGEMRFRQGLGVLDYRVHSSSTMMAKTLTMDDYLPALDAIFSDPHIVRAVPAERRAGLRAKAHAHLNAYLIGQSLRAGRYGTALSGLAATLARQPRALPRALLVSAAALAGL
- a CDS encoding polysaccharide deacetylase family protein; translation: MTVKIGTIGDRIANRLSRAFPGPTSEIAPARPIVSFSFDDAPRSAWRDGAAILEAAGGRGTYYLAGDLILNHARELDLTPAEGCVDLAARGHELGCHTFSHVKLASMSRKALAADLDRNERFLRELDGRTARRNFAVPYTMMSPGRQALLRSRFRSSRSGWPAVNRGMTNLQGLGAVELRQSLFDPDAIAAWLDDLARRPGWLIFFTHHVRDNPPGDYGLSPQNFEAAVNAVAARGFDILTVDAALDRIGIAR
- a CDS encoding glycosyltransferase family 2 protein: MVEAVICIPSFRRPEGLRRTLASLAGQRTSLSFAVLVIDNDAAGREALAVASDFFRESGIPGHCAVEEKQGNCHAINAAFAGAMDRFPDAGFLLMIDDDETAAPGWLEAMVATARRLDADIAGGPVDRVFDHPVDAAMATHQLFRSIEAPTGPITAIHGTGNCLIRRRVFEAFGRPYFDPAFNFLGGGDMDFFTRCRRRGFRFAWCAEAEIVEHVATDRLTPGWLMRRSVRTGTINYLIDRRHASGPGGRLRVEAKNVASLGLSLWRAAKVLARTGSPLQASHPILLSWGRIMGSLGMIQAPYKDTAPAAP